TATGGAGCTTGAGGGTTACGAAGTTGAGATAAGAAATGTATTTAAGGGAGCGTATCGGTGTTACATAAAATTTCCAAAATTGTTGTTTGATTTAGGGCTTTCGGGACACGAGGAGGAAAAGGTTTTAATTCAAATAGATATTACAAGGCAGGAATTTAAGTATAAGTTTAACGGGTTTATATTGAACAAGTTTGATGTTTTTTCTCAAATAAATGTAGCGCCGATAGATATACTTTTGTCGCAAAAATTCTGCGCCGCCTTTGAACGAAAAAACCCTAAAGGACGAGATTTTTACGACATCGTTTTTTTGCTTTCAAAAACGGAACCTAATTACGAGTATTTAAGCTTTAAGCTGAAGTTGAAAAATAAGGGCGAACTTAAAAAATATGTGGCGGAGAATAGCAAAAAGTTAGATTTTAAATTGTTGGCTGACGATGTAGCGCCGTTTTTAATGAATCCTTTGGATAAAAAGCGAGTGGAATTGTTTGGACAGGTGATAGAAAGTTTAT
This is a stretch of genomic DNA from Patescibacteria group bacterium. It encodes these proteins:
- a CDS encoding nucleotidyl transferase AbiEii/AbiGii toxin family protein produces the protein MISLAEIQKFYPSNLWGYERSLLKEYLQYKILQSLFNTVYANKLCFIGGTALKIVYGNTRFSEDLDFDNFGIEKGEFDDIANTVKRDMELEGYEVEIRNVFKGAYRCYIKFPKLLFDLGLSGHEEEKVLIQIDITRQEFKYKFNGFILNKFDVFSQINVAPIDILLSQKFCAAFERKNPKGRDFYDIVFLLSKTEPNYEYLSFKLKLKNKGELKKYVAENSKKLDFKLLADDVAPFLMNPLDKKRVELFGQVIESL